In a single window of the Sediminicoccus sp. KRV36 genome:
- the hisH gene encoding imidazole glycerol phosphate synthase subunit HisH, whose product MKIAVIDPGSGNLASVRRALERAADGPVTVEITREPESLFTADRIVLPGQGAFAACRAGLEGMVAALYEQVQVRRKPFLGICVGLQLLAERGLEHGATPGLAWLPGEVAEMDPRAPDGTPLPLPQMGWNTLDFTPGSHPVLEGLLPGDHAYFVHSYAWRGGEPADVIATTGYGGPVPAILGRDNIIGTQFHVEKSAAVGLRILGNFLRWQPMRGAA is encoded by the coding sequence ATGAAGATCGCCGTGATTGATCCCGGCTCGGGCAATCTCGCTTCCGTGCGGCGTGCGCTGGAGCGCGCCGCCGATGGCCCCGTGACCGTCGAGATCACCCGCGAGCCGGAATCGCTGTTCACCGCCGACCGCATCGTGCTGCCGGGCCAGGGCGCCTTCGCCGCCTGCCGCGCCGGGCTGGAGGGCATGGTCGCTGCCCTGTATGAGCAGGTGCAGGTGCGCCGGAAGCCCTTCCTCGGCATCTGCGTGGGCCTGCAATTGCTGGCCGAGCGCGGGCTGGAGCATGGCGCCACCCCCGGCCTCGCCTGGCTGCCGGGCGAGGTGGCGGAGATGGACCCCCGCGCGCCCGATGGCACGCCGCTGCCCCTGCCGCAGATGGGCTGGAACACGCTGGATTTCACGCCCGGCAGCCATCCGGTGCTGGAGGGTCTGCTGCCCGGGGATCACGCCTATTTCGTGCATTCCTACGCCTGGCGCGGCGGTGAGCCCGCGGATGTGATCGCCACCACCGGCTATGGCGGCCCGGTGCCCGCCATCCTGGGGCGGGACAACATCATCGGCACGCAATTCCATGTCGAGAAAAGCGCCGCCGTGGGTCTGCGCATCCTCGGCAATTTCCTGCGCTGGCAACCCATGCGGGGGGCGGCATGA
- a CDS encoding GNAT family N-acetyltransferase codes for MNTEPAPPVPDVVHRLEVERVDMLDPHDLADLCEATNAAIVEGGGFGWVEAQSRSALERHFRGVMLVPEREFFVARLDGEVVGSAQLVRPPRNNEAQGFTAQLTHAFIAPYARGFGLARLLVRRVEERAAAMGIRVLNLDVRATQETAITLFERLGYVRWGTHPAYARVGGETVAGYFYYRLIELPGGRSNADALGRIKA; via the coding sequence ATGAACACCGAACCCGCCCCCCCTGTGCCTGATGTCGTGCATCGCCTGGAGGTGGAGCGGGTGGACATGCTCGATCCGCATGATCTGGCCGATCTGTGCGAGGCGACCAACGCCGCCATCGTGGAAGGTGGCGGCTTCGGCTGGGTGGAGGCGCAAAGCCGCTCGGCGCTTGAGCGCCATTTCCGCGGCGTCATGCTGGTGCCCGAGCGGGAATTCTTCGTCGCGCGCCTGGATGGCGAGGTGGTGGGCAGCGCGCAGCTGGTCCGCCCACCCCGCAACAACGAGGCGCAGGGCTTCACCGCGCAGCTCACCCACGCCTTCATCGCCCCCTATGCGCGCGGCTTCGGCCTGGCGCGGCTTCTGGTGCGCCGCGTCGAGGAACGCGCGGCGGCCATGGGGATCCGCGTGCTCAACCTCGATGTCCGCGCCACGCAGGAAACCGCGATCACGCTGTTCGAGCGCCTGGGCTATGTGCGTTGGGGCACCCACCCCGCCTATGCCCGCGTGGGTGGTGAGACGGTGGCCGGGTATTTCTATTATCGCCTCATCGAATTGCCCGGCGGGCGCAGCAATGCCGATGCCCTGGGCCGGATCAAAGCATGA
- the hisA gene encoding 1-(5-phosphoribosyl)-5-[(5-phosphoribosylamino)methylideneamino]imidazole-4-carboxamide isomerase: MSGFTLYPAIDLKQGRVVRLQRGDMAQATIYAEDPAEQALRFAADGFTWLHVVDLDGAFAGKPANAEAVSRILAAAPMPVQLGGGIRNMPTVEAWLGAGITRVILGSAAVKDPHFVREACRHFPGRVVVGIDARGGMVATEGWAETSTLSARDLALRLEDAGAAAIIYTDIERDGMLSGVNLEQTRNLAMALDTPVIASGGVASIADLVALKAVAADGISGCILGRALYDGRIAPAEALALAAA; this comes from the coding sequence ATGAGCGGCTTCACCCTCTATCCCGCCATCGACCTCAAGCAGGGGCGCGTCGTCCGGCTCCAGCGCGGCGATATGGCGCAGGCCACCATCTATGCCGAGGACCCGGCGGAGCAGGCGCTGCGCTTCGCCGCCGATGGCTTCACCTGGCTGCATGTGGTGGATCTGGATGGCGCCTTCGCCGGCAAGCCCGCCAATGCCGAGGCGGTCAGCCGCATCCTGGCGGCGGCACCCATGCCGGTTCAGCTGGGCGGCGGCATCCGCAACATGCCCACGGTGGAAGCCTGGCTGGGGGCGGGCATCACGCGCGTCATCCTGGGTTCCGCCGCCGTGAAGGACCCGCATTTCGTGCGGGAAGCCTGCCGGCATTTCCCCGGCCGCGTCGTCGTCGGCATTGATGCGCGCGGCGGCATGGTGGCGACCGAAGGCTGGGCCGAGACCAGCACCCTCTCCGCGCGCGACCTGGCGCTGCGGCTGGAAGATGCCGGGGCCGCGGCCATCATCTACACCGATATCGAGCGCGACGGCATGCTGAGCGGCGTGAATCTCGAGCAGACGCGGAACCTCGCGATGGCGCTTGATACGCCCGTCATCGCTTCGGGCGGTGTTGCTTCCATCGCTGATCTGGTGGCGCTGAAGGCGGTGGCGGCGGATGGGATTTCCGGCTGCATCCTGGGGCGGGCGCTCTATGACGGGCGGATCGCCCCGGCCGAGGCGCTGGCGCTGGCGGCGGCGTGA
- a CDS encoding GNAT family N-acetyltransferase yields MIRLAQPGDLPALLDLYQHLNSDDPRLTEAAAATPWSSLMGSDLISVVVAEAEGALVGSCMLVVIPNITRGARSFALIENVVTHAAHRKRGLGRAVLAAALEIAWAADCYKVMLATGSARESTLRFYEGAGFRRATKTHFEARRA; encoded by the coding sequence GTGATCCGGTTGGCGCAGCCCGGCGATCTGCCGGCGCTGCTCGACCTCTACCAGCACCTCAACTCCGATGATCCGCGGCTGACGGAGGCCGCGGCGGCCACGCCCTGGTCCAGCCTCATGGGGTCGGACCTCATCAGCGTGGTGGTGGCCGAGGCGGAGGGCGCGCTCGTCGGCTCCTGCATGCTGGTCGTGATTCCCAATATCACGCGCGGGGCGCGCAGCTTCGCGCTGATCGAGAATGTCGTGACCCATGCGGCGCACCGCAAGCGTGGCCTGGGCCGTGCCGTGCTGGCGGCGGCGCTGGAGATCGCCTGGGCGGCGGATTGCTACAAGGTGATGCTGGCCACGGGCTCCGCGCGGGAATCCACGCTGCGTTTCTATGAGGGGGCCGGCTTCCGGCGCGCGACGAAGACGCATTTCGAGGCGCGCCGCGCCTGA
- the hisF gene encoding imidazole glycerol phosphate synthase subunit HisF gives MLALRIIPCLDVKEGRVVKGVNFVALRDAGDPVEQARAYDAQGADEITFLDIGATHENRDTMFDVVSRTAAEVFIPLTVGGGVRSVEDIRKLLLAGADKASINSAAVSDPDLVRRAAEAFGSQCIVVAVDAKQVRDGHWEVFTHGGRRETGLDAVEWARRMASLGAGEILLTSMDRDGTKQGFDLELLRRVVGAVRVPVVASGGVGALEHFVEGARAGATGLLAASVFHDGVFRIEQAKDALAAAGLPVRRVREIA, from the coding sequence GTGCTCGCGCTCCGTATCATTCCCTGCCTCGATGTGAAGGAAGGCCGCGTCGTCAAGGGCGTGAACTTCGTGGCCCTGCGCGATGCAGGCGATCCGGTGGAGCAGGCGCGGGCCTATGACGCACAGGGTGCGGACGAGATCACCTTCCTCGATATCGGCGCCACCCATGAAAACCGCGACACGATGTTCGACGTCGTCTCCCGCACGGCGGCCGAGGTGTTCATCCCGCTGACCGTGGGTGGCGGCGTGCGCAGCGTGGAGGATATCCGCAAGCTGCTGCTGGCCGGGGCGGACAAGGCCAGCATCAACAGCGCCGCCGTGAGCGACCCCGACCTGGTGCGCCGCGCGGCCGAGGCCTTTGGCAGCCAATGCATCGTCGTCGCGGTGGATGCGAAGCAGGTGCGCGATGGCCATTGGGAGGTGTTCACCCATGGCGGCCGGCGCGAAACCGGCCTTGACGCCGTGGAATGGGCGCGCCGCATGGCGAGCCTGGGTGCGGGTGAAATCCTGCTGACCTCGATGGACCGCGACGGCACGAAGCAGGGTTTTGACCTGGAGCTGCTGCGCCGGGTGGTGGGGGCCGTGCGGGTGCCGGTGGTGGCTTCCGGCGGCGTTGGCGCACTTGAGCATTTCGTGGAGGGCGCGCGGGCAGGGGCCACGGGATTGCTGGCCGCCAGCGTGTTTCATGACGGCGTGTTCCGCATCGAACAGGCCAAGGATGCATTGGCGGCGGCGGGGCTGCCCGTGCGCCGCGTCCGGGAGATTGCGTGA
- a CDS encoding phosphoribosyl-ATP diphosphatase, whose amino-acid sequence MAKTAKVSKTAKPAKTAKPVKAAKKPTKNKVARKAAKLPIPANIPVEKVRIPKAVLRAEAAHLKPLELPEDGDAAVLDRLWTTIESRRMAGNAATSHSARLIARGTQKVAQKLGEEAVELVIEAVARNRPATISESADVLYHLMLLLVDAGITPGEVWAELRRREGISGIAEKASRPRPKALLAIAQTTKLP is encoded by the coding sequence ATGGCGAAGACTGCCAAGGTTTCCAAGACGGCGAAGCCCGCCAAGACGGCAAAGCCCGTCAAGGCCGCCAAGAAGCCCACGAAGAACAAAGTGGCGCGCAAGGCCGCGAAGCTGCCCATCCCGGCGAATATCCCCGTCGAGAAGGTGCGCATCCCCAAGGCGGTGCTGCGTGCCGAGGCGGCCCATCTGAAGCCGCTCGAACTGCCCGAGGATGGTGATGCGGCGGTGCTGGATCGGCTCTGGACCACCATCGAATCGCGGCGCATGGCGGGCAATGCGGCCACCTCGCATTCGGCCAGGCTGATTGCGCGCGGCACGCAGAAGGTGGCGCAGAAGCTGGGCGAGGAAGCGGTGGAGCTGGTGATCGAGGCGGTGGCCCGCAACCGCCCGGCCACCATCAGCGAATCGGCCGATGTGCTCTACCACCTCATGCTGCTGCTGGTGGATGCGGGCATTACGCCGGGCGAAGTCTGGGCCGAGCTGCGCCGGCGCGAGGGGATTTCGGGCATTGCCGAAAAGGCCTCCCGCCCGCGGCCCAAGGCGCTGCTGGCCATCGCCCAGACCACCAAATTGCCCTAG
- a CDS encoding histidine triad nucleotide-binding protein, with product MSVTGLPPYDPQNIFARILRGEIPCKRVHEDAFALAFHDINPLTPTHVLVIPKGAHVSAADFHANASAEDIAGFWRAVAQVAKSLGLEASGYRLLTNMGLDAGQEVPHFHVHVFGGKRLGRMVSAG from the coding sequence ATGAGCGTGACCGGCCTTCCCCCCTATGACCCGCAGAACATCTTCGCGCGCATCCTGCGCGGGGAAATACCCTGCAAGCGCGTCCATGAGGACGCGTTCGCCCTGGCCTTCCACGACATCAACCCGCTCACGCCCACGCATGTGCTGGTGATCCCGAAGGGCGCCCATGTCAGTGCCGCGGATTTTCACGCGAATGCCAGCGCTGAGGACATCGCGGGCTTCTGGCGCGCGGTGGCGCAGGTGGCGAAATCCCTGGGGCTGGAGGCGTCGGGCTACCGCCTGCTGACCAATATGGGCTTGGATGCGGGGCAGGAAGTGCCGCATTTCCACGTGCATGTCTTTGGCGGCAAGCGGTTGGGGCGGATGGTTTCCGCTGGGTGA
- a CDS encoding glycosyltransferase family 4 protein: MARISFVLPVGGGGGGAHSVVQEVNAMRDLGIEARVLVNRRNAEGFRHTYDRFPWVETGGMEAFDGPKDLAHLAAQEDVLVATTNTSAHTIAEVARLGRAPAYRAAYYVQDYEPLFYAAGSAEHALAIASYAVLPECTYFAKTRWLTGMVEAAHGHATHLVVPSIDHGIYRPARRPAGALRQVTAMVRPATPRRAPRRTLRILERLASGEFGPVAVTAFGCTAEELREAGLTLPEGVTLMGRLRQLEVAELLRATDVFLDLSDYQGFGRTAAEAMACGAIVLAPGLGGATDFISDGVSGFLANTTDEAAVARAIRRMLSLSDAELRSVRLAALEAVSGFTPVRAAVSELRAFGLG; this comes from the coding sequence ATGGCGCGAATCTCCTTCGTTCTGCCGGTCGGTGGCGGTGGTGGCGGCGCGCATTCCGTAGTGCAGGAGGTGAACGCGATGCGGGACCTCGGCATCGAGGCGCGGGTGCTGGTGAACCGCCGCAACGCCGAGGGCTTCCGCCACACCTATGACCGCTTCCCCTGGGTGGAGACCGGCGGCATGGAGGCGTTTGACGGCCCCAAGGACCTGGCCCATCTGGCCGCCCAGGAGGATGTCCTGGTGGCGACCACCAACACCTCGGCGCATACCATCGCCGAGGTCGCGCGGCTGGGGCGGGCGCCCGCCTATCGCGCGGCGTATTACGTGCAGGATTACGAGCCGCTGTTCTACGCGGCGGGCAGCGCGGAGCATGCCCTGGCCATTGCCAGCTATGCCGTCTTGCCGGAGTGCACGTATTTCGCGAAGACGCGCTGGCTCACCGGCATGGTGGAGGCGGCGCACGGGCATGCGACGCATCTGGTGGTGCCGAGCATTGATCACGGAATCTATCGCCCGGCTCGGCGCCCCGCCGGAGCGCTGCGCCAGGTGACGGCGATGGTGCGCCCGGCAACACCCCGCCGGGCCCCGCGCCGGACCTTGCGCATCCTGGAGCGCCTGGCCTCGGGGGAGTTCGGCCCGGTGGCCGTGACCGCCTTTGGCTGCACCGCCGAAGAGCTGCGCGAAGCCGGCCTAACCCTGCCCGAGGGCGTGACGCTGATGGGCCGGCTGCGGCAGCTGGAAGTGGCGGAATTGCTGCGCGCGACGGATGTCTTCCTGGATCTCTCGGACTACCAGGGCTTCGGCCGCACCGCCGCGGAAGCGATGGCCTGCGGCGCCATCGTGCTGGCCCCCGGATTGGGCGGTGCCACGGATTTCATCAGCGACGGCGTCAGCGGCTTCCTGGCGAACACCACGGATGAGGCGGCGGTGGCGCGCGCCATCCGGCGCATGCTGTCCCTCTCGGACGCCGAGCTGCGTTCGGTGCGGCTTGCGGCACTTGAAGCCGTCTCGGGCTTTACGCCGGTGCGTGCGGCGGTGTCGGAGCTGCGCGCCTTCGGGCTGGGGTGA
- a CDS encoding glycosyltransferase family 2 protein, whose translation MDGRVEPREAGPDAMPANPGGTLHLAQDPPALRGWVSPDPSAPASASDASDASGASDASDAEELPEIGLDIEGFPTHILTAEPLRDAQGRHRVTWPLPDMLRDGVPRRARAFHMISGLELDGSPLTLLAHRAAGAPMPAEPERRTGMRWPEGLAGVRPAGMASLIADGLLAEAASPATGLRFELLAEAPLAKPPLAKPPLAEPPLAEPPLAEPPAGSGIPRGLRLLADAVASTVTLHIRLDPPAPGEAQPWRIIAWLPEATETQIRARFDILLERREGAGFKPLRRLRRGWVFRRPSEHPIELLLSAEEAEMLAEGGVWIGLRVEGAKGLSALLPEQGTQPLPEAPRFEDGRLDGAFAQAVEFLRVHGEARAEDHSLLPALWQAPPPSRAASRAAGGAHPFTQIILPIFNGGEEVKQCLEALRNGATGPMQVLMVDDGSRDFTAEMLRAQAAADPRFILHRRDSNRGYTKSINEGVLLTSADWVVVLNSDTIVPPSWLDRMHAAARARPGTGMVGPLSNAATWQSLPAAKRPDGSWSTNSMIAPHHLPQVQAILDRVSERAYPEFPVLNGFCTMISREVFDVVGPYDEDAFPMGYGEETDLCLRARRAGFRLTVADDCFVYHHKSVSFGSVARARLSRAGWLEMTNKHPGVVIPALERIMQDCVPLGQLRARLAHLGSELMQPEAGPV comes from the coding sequence ATGGATGGCAGGGTTGAACCTCGTGAGGCCGGGCCGGATGCCATGCCGGCGAACCCCGGCGGCACATTGCATCTGGCGCAAGACCCGCCGGCGCTGCGGGGCTGGGTGTCACCTGATCCATCCGCCCCAGCCAGCGCTTCCGACGCTTCCGACGCTTCCGGCGCTTCCGACGCTTCCGACGCTGAGGAATTGCCGGAAATCGGCCTCGATATCGAGGGCTTCCCCACCCACATCCTGACGGCCGAGCCACTGCGCGATGCGCAGGGCCGCCACCGCGTGACCTGGCCGCTGCCCGACATGCTGCGGGACGGCGTGCCGCGGCGGGCGCGCGCCTTCCACATGATCTCCGGGCTGGAGCTTGATGGCTCGCCCCTCACATTGCTGGCGCATCGGGCGGCGGGTGCGCCCATGCCGGCCGAACCGGAGAGGCGCACCGGGATGCGCTGGCCCGAGGGCCTGGCCGGCGTCAGGCCCGCCGGCATGGCGAGCCTCATCGCCGATGGCCTCCTGGCCGAGGCAGCCAGCCCCGCCACGGGCCTGCGCTTTGAGCTTCTGGCCGAGGCCCCGCTGGCCAAGCCCCCTCTGGCCAAGCCCCCTCTGGCCGAGCCCCCGCTGGCCGAGCCCCCGCTGGCCGAGCCCCCGGCGGGGTCCGGCATCCCGCGTGGCCTGCGGCTGCTGGCCGACGCGGTCGCGAGCACCGTCACCCTGCATATCCGGCTGGACCCGCCAGCCCCGGGGGAGGCGCAGCCCTGGCGCATCATCGCCTGGTTGCCCGAAGCCACGGAAACCCAGATCCGCGCGCGGTTCGATATCCTGCTGGAGCGCCGCGAGGGCGCAGGCTTCAAGCCCCTGCGGCGGCTGCGGCGGGGCTGGGTGTTTCGCCGCCCCTCCGAGCATCCCATCGAGCTCCTGCTCTCGGCCGAGGAGGCGGAGATGCTGGCGGAGGGCGGCGTCTGGATCGGGCTGCGGGTGGAAGGCGCCAAGGGCCTTTCCGCCCTGCTGCCGGAGCAGGGGACGCAGCCCCTGCCCGAAGCCCCCCGCTTCGAGGATGGAAGGCTGGATGGCGCCTTCGCCCAGGCCGTGGAGTTCCTTCGCGTCCATGGCGAGGCACGCGCCGAGGACCACAGCCTGCTGCCCGCATTGTGGCAGGCGCCGCCACCCAGCCGGGCCGCTTCGCGCGCCGCCGGCGGCGCGCATCCCTTCACCCAGATCATCCTGCCGATCTTCAACGGCGGCGAGGAGGTGAAGCAATGCCTGGAGGCGCTGCGCAATGGCGCAACCGGCCCCATGCAGGTCCTCATGGTGGATGATGGCAGCCGGGACTTCACCGCCGAAATGCTGCGCGCCCAGGCGGCGGCCGATCCGCGCTTCATCCTGCACCGCCGCGACAGCAATCGCGGCTATACGAAATCCATCAATGAAGGCGTGCTGCTCACCAGCGCCGATTGGGTGGTGGTGCTGAATTCCGACACCATCGTCCCGCCGAGCTGGCTGGACCGCATGCACGCCGCCGCGCGCGCGCGGCCGGGGACGGGCATGGTGGGCCCGCTGTCCAACGCCGCCACCTGGCAAAGCCTGCCGGCGGCAAAGCGGCCGGATGGCAGTTGGTCCACCAACAGCATGATCGCGCCGCATCATCTGCCACAGGTCCAGGCCATCCTGGACCGTGTCTCGGAACGGGCCTATCCGGAATTTCCGGTGCTGAACGGGTTCTGCACCATGATCAGCCGCGAGGTGTTTGATGTGGTGGGGCCATACGACGAAGATGCCTTCCCCATGGGCTATGGCGAGGAGACCGATCTTTGCCTTCGCGCGCGCCGTGCCGGCTTCCGGCTGACCGTGGCGGATGATTGCTTTGTCTATCACCACAAGAGCGTCAGTTTCGGCTCAGTGGCGCGGGCGCGGCTCTCGCGCGCCGGATGGCTGGAAATGACCAACAAGCATCCGGGTGTCGTCATCCCGGCACTGGAGCGGATCATGCAGGATTGCGTTCCGCTCGGGCAGTTGCGCGCGCGGCTGGCTCATCTCGGGTCGGAACTCATGCAGCCTGAAGCGGGGCCTGTTTGA
- a CDS encoding glycosyltransferase: MPDTLHPPAAQSLRFSPRAVARSESANYHQGEDIRLHLVVRGHQGHPCLIANDCLEGRWGEELRLPLSPEEALSPAVQVAFTAMGIELALAGAAPVAFRPGLPVPQSLVTRHGPDIEAQIGAVPAARALAASPMAGEGVIEAAASLPGTGYRLLLLRLADPALEESLILAPVPLRLRDATGLAPAAPAWICALPEGQGLLAAVESAGDAPVSGAELLPPGRAPVLLVPAHGQAQAMRPPASEFLARLAQARGPAKAELGRLLARGFTGRNTLSWLSAPVGMSVARLLPTPEGLLLQGWLSDPGNAIAAIRLRAGEKTWPLRPGAWLDTEAWDGDGGRGFLAHAPFTTQQGTTRLGEAWLDVTLATGETGTLPLPLPEPLGIAPLRATLAELGALPEALLDHAFGAVLGPALAAWQQQRLARPMAVEERVFGAPPEAPRASIIIPLHGRLDMLPVQMALFSACRMAGDEIIFVLDDPPRREAALAQAQSAWERFGLPLRLILPAESRGFGPASNLGLRHACGGVVVFLNADAFPQATDWLDLLVAALAEPSVGAAGARLLYPDGSLQHGGMRLEPGPAGWLFPAHPGKGLRPLPAAAEPRDVEALTGACLALRREVAEQFGGFDPAYVIGDFEDADLCARLLQAGLRCVMEDRATLVHLERQSQGRADAEAGRWNLTLLNAWTYNRHWKPA; this comes from the coding sequence ATGCCGGACACGCTCCATCCCCCCGCCGCGCAATCGCTTCGTTTCAGCCCGCGCGCCGTGGCCCGCTCGGAAAGCGCCAATTACCACCAGGGCGAGGATATCCGTCTGCATCTGGTGGTGCGCGGGCACCAGGGCCACCCCTGCCTGATCGCCAATGACTGCCTCGAAGGCCGCTGGGGCGAGGAGCTGCGCCTGCCGCTCTCGCCGGAGGAAGCGCTCTCGCCCGCCGTCCAGGTCGCCTTCACCGCCATGGGCATCGAACTGGCGCTGGCCGGTGCCGCGCCCGTGGCGTTCCGGCCGGGCCTGCCGGTGCCGCAATCCCTCGTGACCCGGCACGGGCCGGATATCGAAGCGCAGATCGGCGCGGTACCGGCCGCGCGGGCGCTGGCGGCATCGCCGATGGCGGGGGAAGGCGTGATCGAGGCCGCGGCCAGCCTGCCGGGCACGGGTTATCGCCTGCTCCTGCTTCGGCTGGCCGATCCGGCCCTGGAAGAATCGCTGATCCTCGCCCCGGTGCCGCTGCGGCTGCGGGATGCCACCGGGCTCGCCCCCGCCGCCCCCGCCTGGATCTGCGCCCTGCCCGAGGGCCAGGGCTTGCTCGCCGCCGTCGAGAGTGCCGGCGATGCGCCGGTGAGCGGCGCCGAATTGCTGCCGCCGGGCCGTGCTCCGGTGCTGCTGGTGCCCGCCCATGGCCAGGCCCAGGCCATGCGCCCACCGGCCAGCGAATTCCTGGCCCGGCTGGCCCAGGCGCGCGGCCCGGCGAAAGCCGAATTGGGGCGCCTGCTGGCGCGCGGCTTCACCGGCCGCAATACGCTCTCCTGGCTCTCGGCGCCGGTGGGAATGAGCGTGGCGCGGCTGCTGCCCACGCCCGAAGGCCTGTTGCTGCAAGGCTGGCTGAGCGATCCGGGTAATGCGATCGCCGCCATTCGCCTCCGCGCGGGCGAGAAGACCTGGCCCCTGCGCCCGGGCGCCTGGCTCGATACCGAGGCCTGGGACGGGGATGGCGGGCGCGGCTTCCTGGCCCATGCGCCGTTTACCACGCAGCAGGGCACGACCCGGCTGGGCGAGGCATGGCTCGATGTGACGCTGGCGACGGGCGAGACCGGCACCCTGCCCCTGCCACTGCCCGAGCCGCTGGGGATCGCCCCCCTGCGCGCCACCCTGGCCGAGCTGGGTGCCCTGCCGGAAGCCCTGCTGGATCATGCCTTCGGCGCGGTGCTCGGCCCTGCCCTGGCCGCCTGGCAGCAGCAGCGCCTGGCACGCCCGATGGCGGTGGAGGAGCGCGTCTTTGGCGCGCCGCCCGAGGCGCCGCGCGCCAGCATCATCATCCCGCTGCATGGCCGGCTGGACATGCTGCCGGTCCAGATGGCGCTATTCAGCGCCTGCCGGATGGCGGGCGATGAGATCATCTTCGTCCTGGATGATCCGCCCCGGCGCGAGGCGGCCCTGGCGCAGGCGCAATCCGCCTGGGAGCGTTTCGGCCTGCCGTTGCGGTTGATCCTGCCCGCCGAATCCCGCGGCTTCGGCCCGGCCAGCAATCTGGGCCTGCGCCATGCGTGCGGCGGGGTGGTGGTGTTCCTCAATGCCGATGCCTTCCCGCAAGCCACGGATTGGCTGGATCTGCTGGTCGCTGCCCTGGCCGAACCCTCGGTCGGGGCGGCGGGCGCGCGGCTGCTCTATCCCGATGGTAGCCTGCAGCATGGCGGCATGCGGCTGGAGCCCGGGCCGGCCGGCTGGCTTTTCCCGGCCCATCCCGGCAAGGGCCTGCGCCCCCTGCCCGCCGCCGCCGAGCCGCGCGACGTCGAGGCGCTGACCGGCGCCTGCCTGGCGCTACGGCGCGAGGTGGCGGAACAGTTCGGCGGCTTCGACCCGGCCTATGTGATCGGTGATTTCGAGGATGCCGATCTCTGCGCGCGGCTGCTGCAGGCCGGGCTGCGCTGCGTGATGGAGGACCGCGCCACGCTGGTCCATCTGGAGCGCCAGTCCCAGGGCCGCGCGGATGCGGAAGCGGGGCGCTGGAACCTCACCTTGCTCAATGCCTGGACCTATAACCGCCACTGGAAACCTGCCTGA